GAACAATCTCGCTCGGTGCGTGCTTCGGGTGAGCAGAGAGGAACAGATGAACGTGGTCTGGCGAGATGTGGAGCGACAGTATCTCGTAGCCGTACTCGTCGCACACGTCTCGAAAACTCGCTTCCAACGAGTCTTCGATTGGTTCGAGTATCGAGTGGCGATACTGAGCGGGATCGGAGATCCCGCGAGGTACGCAAATCTTCGATTTG
The genomic region above belongs to Candidatus Afararchaeum irisae and contains:
- the tnpA gene encoding IS200/IS605 family transposase produces the protein MCVPRGISDPAQYRHSILEPIEDSLEASFRDVCDEYGYEILSLHISPDHVHLFLSAHPKHAPSEIVRTVKSVTARKMWEQHESFLEEYLWGGGFWERSYYIGTAGTVSTETIERYIERTEHV